TGCGTTATCAGAATGGTTAACCGTCACGATCAAGCGGGACGGATTTATATATGAGCAACGTTTCGAGAACGGAGGCAATCCGGTCACAACACTTGAGAAGATCGGGAAAACCAATCAAACTGGAACAACCATCCATTTCAAGCCGGATCCGACGATTTTCTCAACCACAACCTATAACTTTGAAACATTATGTGAACGGCTGAGGGAATCTGCCTTCTTGTTAAAAGGTTTAAAAATCGAAATAATTGATATGCGTAATGATTTTCATGAAGAATTTCATTTTGAAAACGGAATTGAAGCATTTGTTGAATATTTAAACGAAGAAAAAGATGTTCTCCACCCTGTTGTCAGCTTTGAAGGCAGCCAAAACGGGATTGAAATAGAGTTTGCCTTTCAATTTAATGACGGCTATTCAGAAAATGTTCTTTCGTTTGTCAACAATGTTCGCACCAAAGATGGCGGTACGCACGAAGTAGGTGCCAAAACTGCTTTGACAAGAGTATTCAATGATTATGCCCGAAAAGCAGGTTTCTTGAAGGAGAAAGATAAAAACCTTGATGGTGCTGATATACGTGAAGGGTTATCAGCGATTATTTCTGTCAGAATTCCGGAAGAACTGCTTCAATTTGAAGGGCAAACAAAGGGTAAATTGGGGACAAGTGAAGCAAGATCTGCGGTTGACTCCGTCGTCTCCGAACATCTTTCTTACCTGTTAGTAGAAAATCCGGATATCAGCTCCCTTCTTGTGAAAAAAGCCATTAAAGCTTTTCAAGCACGGGAAGCTGCAAGAAAAGCACGTGAGGATGCAAGAAGCGGGAAAAAGAAAAAACGTTCGGAAACAGTTCTTTCAGGAAAACTTACACCTGCACAGTCTAGAAATCCACAAAGGAATGAGCTCTATCTTGTAGAGGGTGATTCTGCAGGAGGATCTGCCAAGCAGGGCCGAGATCGCAGATTCCAAGCTGTTTTACCATTAAGAGGAAAAGTCATCAATACGGAGAAAGCGAAACTGTCAGACATTTTTAAAAATGAAGAGATCAATACCATCATTCACGCCATTGGTGGCGGAGTTGGCTCTGATTTTAATGTGGATGATATTAACTACGACAAAATCATTATCATGACAGATGCCGATACGGATGGTGCCCATATCCAAGTTCTTTTGCTTACCTTCTTCTATCGATATATGAAGCCGCTTTTGGAAGCAGGAAAAGTCTTTATTGCCCTTCCGCCGCTTTATAAAGTCAGCAGAGGAACAGGGAAAAATGAAATTATAGAATACGCTTGGAATGAAGATGAACTTCAGGCAGCCATAAAAAAAGTGGGCCGAGGATATATTATTCAGCGTTACAAAGGACTTGGAGAGATGAACGCGGACCAGTTATGGGAAACAACTATGGATCCCGAAACACGGACTCTAATTCGCGTGAAAATTGATGATGCAGCAAGAGCGGAACGACGTGTGACAACACTAATGGGTGACAAAGTCGAGCCCCGCCGTAAGTGGATAGAAAGTAATGTAGCTTTCGGTTTAGAAGAAGATGATACCATTCTAGAAAATGAAAATATTACGGTCTCAGAGGAGGAAGCTGAAGGATGAGTGCAAGTGAAAAATTTCGAGACCTGCCTTTAGAGGATGTCCTTGGCGACCGTTTTGGAAGATACAGTAAGTATATTATTCAAGAACGCGCGCTCCCTGATGCCAGGGACGGTCTTAAACCCGTTCAGCGCAGAATTTTATATGCTATGCACGTGGAAGGCAACACACATGATAAAGGATTTCGGAAAGCAGCGAAAACAGTTGGTAATGTGATAGGTAATTACCACCCTCATGGTGATTCCTCAGTGTATGAAGCAATGGTCAGGATGAGTCAGGACTGGAAGCTGCGAAATGTGTTAATTGAAATGCACGGAAACAACGGGAGCGTGGATGGCGATCCGCCTGCAGCGATGCGTTATACGGAAGCGCGATTGTCAGCGATTTCAGCCGAGCTTCTTCGCGATATCGAAAAACAAACGGTAGAATTTATCCCGAACTTTGATGATACTTCTAAAGAACCAACTGTTTTGCCGGCGATGTTTCCTAACTTGCTTGTAAATGGCTCAACAGGAATTTCCGCAGGATATGCCACGGAAATTCCGCCTCACCAACTCGGCGAAGTGATTGACGGTGTAATCATGAGAATGGATAAGCCGGATGTATCTGTTGATGAATTAATGACGGTTGTGAAAGGACCTGATTTTCCGACGGGTGGTATTATTCAAGGGATTGACGGCATAAAAAAAGCCTATGAAACTGGTAAAGGAAAAATTATTATCCGTGGGAAAGCAGAAATCGAAGAGATTCGCGGCGGCAAACAGCAAATTGTCATCACAGAAATTCCTTATGAAGTGAATAAGGCAAACTTGGTCAAAAAAATGGATGAGTACCGTTTGGACCGAAAAGTTGAGGGAATTTCCGAAGTCCGTGATGAAACAGACCGTACAGGCCTCCGGATTGTAATTGAACTTAAAAAAGACGCGGATGCAGAAGGTGTCTTATACTTTTTATATAAAAATAGCGACCTTCAAGTTGCTTACAACTTTAATATGGTTGCGATCCACAATAAACGTCCAAAACAAATGGGACTGCTTCAATTGCTCGATGCATATATTGAGCATCAAAAAGACGTTGTAACGAAAAGAACAGAGTTCGACCTGAACAAAGCTAAGGAACGTCAG
Above is a genomic segment from Neobacillus endophyticus containing:
- the parE gene encoding DNA topoisomerase IV subunit B is translated as MARNQQAFDYNDDAIQVLEGLEAVRKRPGMYIGSTDSRGLHHLVYEIVDNSVDEVLAGYGDHIIVKIHKDNSISVIDKGRGMPTGMHRMGKPTPEVILTVLHAGGKFGQGGYKTSGGLHGVGASVVNALSEWLTVTIKRDGFIYEQRFENGGNPVTTLEKIGKTNQTGTTIHFKPDPTIFSTTTYNFETLCERLRESAFLLKGLKIEIIDMRNDFHEEFHFENGIEAFVEYLNEEKDVLHPVVSFEGSQNGIEIEFAFQFNDGYSENVLSFVNNVRTKDGGTHEVGAKTALTRVFNDYARKAGFLKEKDKNLDGADIREGLSAIISVRIPEELLQFEGQTKGKLGTSEARSAVDSVVSEHLSYLLVENPDISSLLVKKAIKAFQAREAARKAREDARSGKKKKRSETVLSGKLTPAQSRNPQRNELYLVEGDSAGGSAKQGRDRRFQAVLPLRGKVINTEKAKLSDIFKNEEINTIIHAIGGGVGSDFNVDDINYDKIIIMTDADTDGAHIQVLLLTFFYRYMKPLLEAGKVFIALPPLYKVSRGTGKNEIIEYAWNEDELQAAIKKVGRGYIIQRYKGLGEMNADQLWETTMDPETRTLIRVKIDDAARAERRVTTLMGDKVEPRRKWIESNVAFGLEEDDTILENENITVSEEEAEG